A window from Prinia subflava isolate CZ2003 ecotype Zambia chromosome Z, Cam_Psub_1.2, whole genome shotgun sequence encodes these proteins:
- the LOC134563841 gene encoding cysteinyl leukotriene receptor 1-like, protein MTVLSPNLSCPHHSIDDFRNSVYSTLYSMISIMGFVGNGVVLYVLIRTYRQKTAFQVYMLNLALSDFLCVLTLPLRVIYYVHKGHWFFSDFLCRLSSYALYVNLYCSIFFMTAMSFFRCIAIVFPVRNISLVSEKKAKFVCVGIWVFVTLTSAPFLRNGTYQHGNKTKCFEPPENSQKTNLVVILDLIALFVGFIFPFVVITICYTMIIRTLLRNSLRKNEANRRKAVWMIVIVTATFLVSFTPYHVLRTVHLHTLRLRGPGCGDTVFLQKAVIVTLPLAAANCCFDPLLYFFSGGNFRQRLTTLRKASSSSLSQALRKKISLKDKDEEPFGESQRRNGSAAVAPL, encoded by the coding sequence ATGACAGTGCTGTCCCCCAACCTGTCGTGCCCCCACCACTCCATCGACGACTTCCGCAACAGCGTCTACTCCACGCTCTACTCCATGATCAGCATCATGGGCTTCGTGGGGAACGGCGTGGTGCTGTACGTGCTGATCCGCACGTACCGGCAGAAAACGGCCTTCCAGGTCTACATGCTCAACCTGGCCCTGTCCGACTTCCTGTGCGTGCTCACCCTGCCCCTGCGTGTCATCTACTACGTGCACAAGGGACACTGGTTCTTCAGCGACTTCCTGTGCCGCCTCTCGTCCTACGCGCTCTACGTCAACCTCTACTGCAGCATCTTCTTCATGACGGCCATGAGCTTCTTCCGCTGCATCGCCATCGTCTTCCCGGTCCGCAACATCAGCCTGGTGTCGGAGAAGAAGGCGAAGTTTGTGTGCGTTGGCATCTGGGTGTTCGTCACGCTGACGAGCGCGCCCTTCCTGCGCAACGGGACCTACCAGCACGGCAACAAGACCAAGTGCTTCGAGCCGCCAGAGAACTCCCAGAAGACAAACCTGGTGGTGATCCTGGACCTCATCGCCCTCTTCGTGGGCTTCATCTTCCCCTTCGTCGTCATCACCATCTGCTACACCATGATCATCCGCACCCTGCTGCGCAACTCCCTGCGGAAGAACGAGGCCAACCGCCGCAAGGCCGTGTGGATGATTGTCATTGTCACCGCCACCTTCCTGGTGAGCTTCACGCCGTACCACGTCCTGCGCACGGTGCACCTGCACACGCTGCGCCTGCGCGGCCCCGGCTGCGGGGACACCGTGTTCCTGCAGAAAGCCGTCATTGTcaccctgcccctggcagctgCCAACTGCTGCTTTGACCCCCTCCTCTACTTCTTCTCTGGGGGCAACTTCCGGCAGAGGCTCACCACGCTGAGGAAGGCGTCCTCCTCAAGCTTGTCACAAGCCCTCAGGAAAAAGATCTCCCTGAAGGACAAGGATGAGGAACCCTTTGGAGAAAGCCAGAGGAGGAATGGAAGCGCAGCTGTGGCTCCTTTGTAG